A stretch of the Bacillus licheniformis DSM 13 = ATCC 14580 genome encodes the following:
- a CDS encoding anion permease yields the protein MAKEKDAEQKSALNIIPLAVTILVGAVIWFIPSPAGLDPKAWHLFAIFVATIIGFISKPLPMGAIAVFALAITALTGTLSIEETLSGFGNKTIWLIVIAFFISRGFIKTGLGARIAYLFVRMFGKKTLGLSYSLLVSDLILSPAIPSNTARAGGIIFPIIRSLSETFQSTPKDGTERRIGAFLLKVGFQGNLITSAMFLTAMAANPLIAKLAHDVAGVNLTWTSWAVAAIVPGLVSLIITPLVIYKLYPPEVKKTPDAAKIATEKLKEMGPFKKSELSMVAVFLLVLFLWIFGGNLNIDATTTALIGLAVLLLTQVLTWDDIKKEQGAWDTLTWFAALVMLASFLNELGMVGWFSDAMKSYVSGFSWISAFLILIAVYYYSHYFFASATAHISAMYSAFLAVIIAAGAPPLLAALSLAFFSNLFASTTHYGAGAAPVFFGAGYIPQSKWWSIGFILSIVHIVTWLVVGGLWWKLLGIW from the coding sequence GTGGCTAAAGAAAAAGATGCAGAACAAAAATCGGCACTGAACATCATTCCTCTTGCGGTCACGATTTTAGTCGGAGCGGTTATTTGGTTTATTCCGTCGCCCGCCGGATTGGACCCGAAAGCATGGCACTTATTTGCAATCTTTGTGGCAACGATTATCGGCTTTATATCAAAACCGCTGCCGATGGGGGCAATCGCCGTATTCGCATTGGCGATCACGGCGCTCACTGGAACGCTGTCGATTGAAGAAACGCTCAGCGGGTTTGGAAACAAGACGATTTGGCTGATCGTCATTGCCTTTTTTATTTCGCGGGGATTTATTAAAACCGGTTTAGGTGCGCGAATCGCCTATTTATTTGTACGGATGTTCGGCAAAAAAACACTCGGACTCTCGTATTCACTCCTTGTCAGCGATTTGATTTTATCGCCGGCGATCCCGAGTAATACCGCACGTGCCGGGGGAATTATTTTTCCGATTATCCGTTCGTTATCCGAAACTTTTCAGTCGACGCCCAAGGACGGCACGGAACGGCGCATCGGCGCTTTCTTGCTGAAGGTGGGCTTTCAGGGGAACTTGATCACTTCTGCGATGTTCTTAACGGCTATGGCGGCAAACCCGCTGATTGCCAAACTTGCCCATGATGTGGCAGGTGTGAATCTGACCTGGACAAGCTGGGCTGTGGCGGCCATCGTCCCGGGACTTGTCAGCTTGATCATCACCCCGCTTGTCATTTATAAACTGTATCCGCCTGAGGTGAAAAAAACGCCTGATGCGGCGAAAATCGCAACAGAGAAGCTCAAAGAAATGGGCCCGTTCAAAAAATCGGAACTCTCTATGGTCGCGGTCTTTTTGCTCGTCCTTTTTTTATGGATTTTCGGAGGCAACCTGAATATTGACGCGACAACAACGGCATTGATCGGTTTAGCCGTCCTGCTTTTGACACAGGTTCTGACGTGGGACGATATTAAGAAAGAGCAAGGCGCATGGGATACGCTGACATGGTTTGCCGCGCTCGTCATGCTGGCGAGCTTCTTGAATGAACTCGGCATGGTCGGCTGGTTCAGCGATGCGATGAAATCGTATGTTTCAGGATTCTCCTGGATCAGCGCATTTCTCATTTTAATTGCGGTTTACTATTATTCGCATTATTTCTTTGCGAGTGCAACCGCTCATATCAGCGCGATGTATTCGGCCTTTCTCGCCGTGATTATCGCTGCAGGCGCTCCGCCGCTTCTCGCAGCATTAAGCCTTGCGTTTTTCAGCAACCTTTTTGCTTCGACAACGCATTACGGAGCGGGAGCGGCTCCCGTCTTTTTCGGGGCCGGCTATATTCCGCAAAGCAAATGGTGGTCAATCGGCTTCATCTTGTCGATTGTTCATATTGTGACATGGCTTGTTGTCGGAGGGTTATGGTGGAAATTACTGGGCATATGGTAA
- a CDS encoding M14 family metallopeptidase, whose amino-acid sequence MKIQKRVQALLATSAMFAGLMLSDAVYAAETPYYGKNYTQPEQVSSLYPEPEETFSTPAFVKEGEAFTTQEEMMKFITSLTKKSPNVKIGNIGFSIEKRNIPVLYFTKDKQIRSISKKPTVWLQGQIHGNEPAAGESALAIAEKLAGPYGDKVLDKINVIVVPRVNPDGSYQFNRRLANGIDGNRDHVKLESPEVRAIHQEFNKYSPEVVIDAHEYGVGQNEFQSIGEKGSLKYHDILILSGKNLNIPKSIRHASDSLYVNGVRAKLDEKGFSNDAYYTTGKSKDGKIEIYEGGTEARIGRNAFALQPALSFLVESRGIDIGRENFARRVAAQVATHETIIDTTVKHAAEIKRLVSKEKLKLIQNGAKVSDKDQVVINSEFAGPFKDTLKVADIASGQAVDVPVQYYSASEAVPVLSRTRPTAYLVLPGHQDIEQKLKDQGLKSVTLAFKQKLTAEAYEVLSKETAGESEGRPVIKVETKLKKQKKEFPKGTKIYFTAQQQSNLLSIALEPESVDSYVSTGYIPSQKGKELPVYRFMLNTKTLNFKE is encoded by the coding sequence ATGAAAATTCAAAAAAGGGTCCAAGCTTTGCTGGCAACTTCGGCAATGTTTGCAGGACTGATGCTGTCCGATGCGGTGTACGCTGCGGAAACCCCTTACTATGGAAAGAACTATACTCAGCCAGAGCAAGTGTCATCATTATATCCGGAGCCTGAAGAAACATTCTCAACCCCTGCTTTTGTAAAAGAAGGGGAAGCCTTTACGACACAAGAAGAAATGATGAAGTTTATAACCAGTCTGACAAAGAAAAGCCCGAATGTCAAAATCGGGAATATCGGTTTTTCAATTGAAAAAAGAAATATTCCTGTGCTTTACTTCACAAAGGACAAGCAAATACGTTCCATATCAAAAAAACCAACCGTCTGGCTGCAAGGACAGATACATGGAAATGAGCCGGCAGCGGGAGAATCTGCTCTGGCGATAGCTGAAAAACTGGCCGGACCGTATGGCGACAAAGTGTTGGACAAGATCAATGTCATCGTTGTTCCGCGGGTCAATCCTGACGGATCATATCAGTTCAACAGACGGCTGGCGAACGGAATCGACGGAAACAGGGATCATGTCAAGCTCGAGTCTCCAGAAGTGCGCGCCATTCACCAAGAATTCAATAAGTATTCGCCTGAAGTCGTTATCGATGCCCATGAATACGGTGTCGGCCAAAACGAATTTCAGAGCATAGGCGAAAAAGGGTCATTAAAATACCATGATATTTTAATTTTATCAGGAAAAAATTTAAACATTCCCAAGTCGATCAGGCATGCGTCCGACAGCCTTTATGTGAACGGCGTCAGAGCTAAACTTGATGAAAAAGGATTTTCTAATGATGCTTATTATACGACAGGAAAAAGCAAGGACGGAAAAATCGAAATCTATGAAGGCGGTACAGAAGCGAGAATCGGGCGTAATGCATTCGCCCTCCAGCCTGCCCTTTCCTTCCTGGTGGAAAGCAGGGGAATAGACATCGGACGCGAAAATTTTGCAAGAAGAGTCGCGGCTCAGGTTGCTACACATGAGACGATCATCGACACGACAGTGAAGCATGCAGCCGAGATCAAGCGCCTTGTCTCCAAAGAAAAATTAAAGCTGATACAAAACGGCGCTAAAGTGAGCGATAAAGACCAAGTGGTCATCAACAGTGAGTTTGCAGGCCCGTTTAAAGACACGCTTAAAGTCGCTGATATTGCCTCAGGACAAGCAGTTGACGTTCCTGTCCAATATTACAGCGCCTCAGAGGCCGTTCCTGTGCTGTCAAGAACTCGGCCGACCGCTTACCTTGTCCTTCCGGGCCATCAAGATATCGAACAGAAGCTGAAGGATCAGGGATTAAAGAGCGTGACACTGGCTTTCAAACAAAAACTCACCGCTGAAGCGTATGAGGTTTTATCGAAAGAAACAGCGGGAGAATCTGAGGGCCGGCCAGTGATCAAGGTAGAAACGAAGCTCAAAAAACAGAAAAAAGAGTTTCCTAAAGGAACAAAAATCTATTTTACAGCTCAGCAGCAAAGCAATCTGCTGTCAATCGCACTTGAGCCGGAGTCGGTTGACAGTTATGTAAGCACAGGTTACATTCCTTCTCAAAAAGGCAAAGAGCTGCCGGTTTACCGCTTCATGCTGAACACCAAAACGCTTAATTTTAAGGAATAA
- a CDS encoding MBL fold metallo-hydrolase, giving the protein MSDPYMPLTSVNSGVLEEYAEGVFGLTVQIVNVYFIFDPDSREAVLIDAGMPKSAPFILREAKERFGDFRLKGIVLTHGHFDHVGALESLLETWPVPVYAHEKEMPYLMGKADYPPAKPQVKSGLVAKMSPLFPRHSINISSHVKQLNKDGSLPFLEGWKWIETPGHTPGHVSLFRQSDRTLIAGDAVTTVEQESLFEVAIQKQELNGPPAYFTMDWTKAADSVRKLAGLKPAALLTGHGVPMKGSDFSEALLDLSDRLPASDS; this is encoded by the coding sequence ATGAGTGATCCTTACATGCCTTTGACATCCGTTAACAGCGGGGTCCTGGAGGAGTATGCCGAAGGTGTATTTGGTTTGACGGTGCAAATCGTCAATGTGTATTTTATTTTCGATCCCGATTCGCGGGAAGCCGTTTTAATCGATGCCGGTATGCCCAAGTCCGCTCCATTCATTTTAAGAGAGGCGAAAGAGCGGTTTGGCGATTTTCGGCTTAAAGGAATCGTTTTGACACACGGACATTTCGACCATGTCGGCGCTTTGGAAAGTCTTCTCGAAACATGGCCGGTTCCAGTTTACGCCCATGAGAAAGAAATGCCTTATTTAATGGGAAAAGCCGATTATCCGCCTGCAAAACCGCAAGTGAAAAGCGGGCTGGTTGCAAAGATGTCTCCGTTATTTCCGAGGCACTCCATCAACATTTCGTCCCATGTAAAGCAGCTTAATAAAGATGGTTCGCTTCCGTTTCTTGAAGGATGGAAATGGATTGAGACGCCGGGCCATACACCGGGGCATGTTTCGCTTTTCCGGCAGTCGGACAGAACCTTGATCGCAGGGGACGCCGTTACAACTGTTGAGCAGGAGTCTCTATTTGAAGTGGCAATTCAAAAGCAGGAGCTGAACGGACCGCCGGCTTATTTCACAATGGATTGGACAAAAGCAGCAGATTCGGTTCGGAAGCTGGCAGGATTAAAACCGGCTGCATTATTGACGGGACACGGTGTACCGATGAAAGGAAGCGATTTTTCCGAAGCGCTCCTTGATCTATCAGACCGCTTGCCCGCCTCTGATTCGTAA
- a CDS encoding acylphosphatase: MLQYRIIVDGRVQGVGFRYFVQMEADKHKLTGWVRNRDDGTVEIRAEGLEESLKQFLKAIQKGSPFSKVTDVKVEETKELDGFQKFNISY; the protein is encoded by the coding sequence ATGCTTCAATACAGAATCATTGTAGACGGACGCGTTCAGGGCGTGGGATTTCGCTATTTTGTTCAAATGGAAGCAGATAAACACAAATTGACAGGCTGGGTTCGAAACCGCGACGACGGCACAGTTGAAATCCGCGCCGAGGGACTTGAGGAAAGCCTGAAGCAATTTTTAAAAGCAATTCAAAAAGGAAGTCCATTCTCAAAAGTAACGGATGTAAAAGTGGAAGAAACCAAAGAATTGGACGGATTCCAAAAGTTTAATATCAGCTATTGA
- a CDS encoding MBL fold metallo-hydrolase, with amino-acid sequence MADSQWFTVTELDESTYAISEYGHWEKVHSYLLIGAKDAVLIDTGLGIGSMKTVTDGLTDLPVSVITTHVHWDHIGSHDEYQRIYVHEAEREWLTDGIKGLPIEQIRRDVSRDITKPVPAGFSAETYTPFRGEPSGTLQDGDTVGCDSRPLVIYHTPGHSPGHICIFDPASGYLFTGDLLYTGAPIYAFYPTTDPAQLVQSLEKVSAIGRVKKVFGGHHQLGLAPDILEEAGHAARHLKKHGLAQHGTGMHRFKSLSFQF; translated from the coding sequence ATGGCAGATAGTCAGTGGTTTACTGTGACAGAGCTTGATGAATCCACATATGCGATCAGCGAATACGGGCATTGGGAAAAAGTACACTCTTATTTGCTTATAGGGGCGAAGGATGCCGTTTTAATTGATACGGGTCTTGGCATCGGCAGCATGAAGACGGTGACGGACGGTCTGACCGATCTGCCGGTCAGCGTCATCACAACCCATGTCCATTGGGATCACATCGGAAGCCACGATGAATATCAGCGCATTTACGTCCATGAAGCTGAGAGAGAATGGCTGACGGACGGAATCAAAGGACTTCCGATCGAGCAAATTCGCCGCGATGTCTCGAGAGATATCACCAAGCCTGTTCCGGCCGGCTTTTCCGCTGAAACATACACCCCGTTCAGAGGCGAACCGTCGGGAACGCTGCAAGACGGAGATACGGTCGGCTGCGACTCAAGGCCGCTTGTTATTTATCATACGCCTGGACACTCCCCGGGGCATATTTGCATCTTTGATCCAGCGTCAGGCTACTTGTTTACCGGCGATCTGCTGTATACCGGAGCTCCAATCTATGCATTCTATCCGACGACTGATCCGGCTCAACTGGTTCAGTCGCTTGAAAAAGTTTCGGCTATCGGGCGCGTAAAAAAGGTTTTCGGCGGGCATCATCAGCTCGGTCTTGCTCCTGACATTTTAGAGGAAGCCGGACATGCGGCACGGCACTTGAAGAAACACGGACTGGCACAGCACGGCACAGGCATGCACCGATTTAAGAGCCTGAGCTTTCAATTTTAA
- a CDS encoding VanZ family protein, which yields MFWSVDFMLLGFLYAIVYFLYDIVKNRKKTSFFRKIVFASFIVYLSAVYHYTIGGINIPPQPAYAQMNIQLIPFYFVTEWVQMYQQSGFDWFFWNSVKLTFFNVLLLIPLGVYLSVLWRKTSLKKAAVFVFLTSFLIESLQLVLSVTGLIMARTFNVDDLILNTAGGVIGFCLTSFMFGAKGSDSRRKGLHF from the coding sequence ATGTTTTGGTCAGTTGATTTCATGCTGCTCGGTTTCTTGTATGCGATCGTCTACTTTTTGTACGACATTGTGAAAAACCGAAAAAAGACAAGTTTTTTTAGAAAAATAGTGTTTGCCAGTTTTATTGTTTATTTGAGCGCCGTTTATCACTATACGATAGGCGGAATCAACATTCCGCCGCAGCCGGCATACGCTCAAATGAACATTCAGCTCATTCCGTTTTATTTTGTCACTGAATGGGTGCAAATGTATCAGCAGAGCGGCTTTGATTGGTTTTTTTGGAATTCCGTCAAGCTTACATTTTTTAATGTTTTATTGCTCATTCCTTTAGGTGTGTATCTTTCCGTTCTATGGAGAAAAACTTCGCTTAAAAAAGCGGCAGTTTTTGTTTTTTTGACGAGCTTTTTGATTGAGAGTCTCCAGCTTGTGCTGTCTGTGACAGGATTAATAATGGCGAGAACCTTTAATGTGGATGATTTAATTTTAAATACGGCCGGCGGTGTAATCGGTTTCTGCCTGACGTCTTTCATGTTCGGAGCTAAAGGATCAGATTCCCGCAGGAAAGGTCTGCATTTTTGA
- the map gene encoding type I methionyl aminopeptidase, giving the protein MIVTNDQELEGLKKIGRIVALAREEMKAKAAPGMSTKELDLIGKEVLEAHGAASAPEKEYDFPGTTCISVNDEVAHGIPSESRILKEGDLINIDISAEFGGYYSDTGISFVLGKGDEMLHKLCQSAESAFQKGLLQARAGKKQNQIGRAVYNEAKANGFTVIKNLTGHGIGRNLHEAPNHILNYYDPFDNALFKNGTVIALEPFVSTKAEHTIEAGDGWTFKTPDGSFVAQIEHTIVITKNEPIILTQLD; this is encoded by the coding sequence GTGATTGTAACGAATGACCAAGAGCTGGAAGGGCTCAAGAAAATCGGCAGAATCGTCGCTTTAGCCAGGGAGGAAATGAAGGCAAAAGCAGCTCCCGGCATGAGCACAAAAGAGCTGGATCTCATCGGAAAAGAAGTGCTTGAAGCCCATGGCGCCGCATCGGCTCCGGAAAAAGAATACGACTTCCCGGGAACGACGTGCATCAGTGTGAACGATGAAGTCGCCCACGGCATCCCAAGCGAATCCAGAATTTTAAAAGAAGGGGATTTGATCAACATCGACATCTCCGCTGAATTTGGCGGCTACTATTCTGATACGGGCATTTCTTTTGTACTCGGAAAAGGCGATGAAATGCTGCACAAGCTTTGCCAAAGTGCGGAAAGCGCTTTTCAAAAGGGGCTTTTGCAGGCGCGCGCCGGCAAGAAACAAAACCAAATCGGCAGAGCCGTATACAATGAAGCAAAAGCAAACGGATTTACCGTCATTAAAAACCTGACGGGACACGGGATTGGAAGGAACCTCCATGAAGCGCCCAACCATATCTTAAATTACTATGACCCGTTTGATAATGCGCTCTTTAAAAACGGAACCGTCATCGCCCTTGAGCCGTTTGTTTCCACAAAAGCAGAACATACCATCGAAGCCGGAGACGGCTGGACATTCAAAACGCCTGACGGCAGCTTTGTGGCGCAGATCGAGCATACGATCGTCATCACGAAAAACGAACCGATCATTTTAACACAGCTTGACTGA
- a CDS encoding general stress protein — protein MKPVVRQYTNDEKLMKDVEELREIGVAREDIYVLSHDDDRTERLADNADANTIGAEETGIKNAVGNIFNKKGDELRNKIHEIGFSKQEAEQFEKQLDEGKVLLFVTDHEKVKSWV, from the coding sequence ATGAAACCAGTAGTAAGACAATATACAAACGATGAAAAACTGATGAAGGATGTTGAGGAACTCAGGGAAATCGGAGTTGCAAGAGAAGATATTTACGTTTTGTCACATGACGACGACCGTACTGAAAGACTTGCAGACAACGCGGATGCCAATACGATTGGAGCCGAAGAGACAGGCATCAAAAATGCCGTCGGCAATATCTTCAACAAAAAAGGGGACGAGCTCCGCAATAAAATTCATGAGATCGGCTTTTCAAAACAAGAAGCAGAACAATTCGAGAAACAGCTTGATGAAGGAAAAGTCCTCCTCTTCGTTACGGATCATGAAAAAGTGAAATCCTGGGTATAA
- a CDS encoding MOSC domain-containing protein: MENQEYEIISIHVGRPRTYEFDGKQVETAIVKEPVSGPVYLSRTNFEGDGQADLIHHGGEDKAVCVYPADHYMYWESVLKRKLPEAAFGENVTVKGLTEKEVCIGDIFKLGEALVQVSQPRQPCFKLAKRLNQKDMVLKVRDTGYSGFYFRVLEEGIVAPDSRLQLVSRDAHEATVSYANHLMYHDMGNHPAIRKILEVEALSESWRSSFLKQLSA; this comes from the coding sequence TTGGAAAATCAGGAGTATGAAATCATATCTATTCATGTAGGCCGTCCGCGTACATACGAATTCGACGGTAAGCAGGTGGAAACGGCAATCGTGAAGGAGCCTGTCAGCGGACCTGTCTATTTGAGCCGTACGAATTTTGAAGGGGACGGGCAGGCGGATCTGATTCACCACGGGGGAGAGGATAAAGCGGTTTGCGTCTATCCGGCGGATCACTACATGTATTGGGAAAGCGTCTTGAAGCGAAAGCTGCCAGAGGCGGCATTTGGAGAAAACGTGACAGTTAAAGGGCTCACCGAAAAAGAAGTGTGCATCGGCGATATCTTTAAGCTGGGGGAAGCTCTTGTTCAAGTCAGCCAGCCGCGCCAGCCTTGTTTCAAGCTGGCCAAACGTCTGAATCAAAAAGATATGGTGTTAAAAGTGAGGGACACCGGGTACAGCGGATTCTATTTCAGGGTTCTCGAAGAAGGAATTGTTGCGCCTGATTCGCGGCTGCAGCTCGTTTCAAGAGATGCGCATGAAGCCACGGTCTCGTATGCCAATCATTTGATGTACCATGACATGGGCAATCACCCAGCCATTCGGAAGATCCTTGAGGTTGAAGCGCTGTCGGAAAGCTGGAGAAGCTCATTTTTAAAGCAGCTGAGCGCATAA
- a CDS encoding nitric oxide synthase oxygenase, with the protein MESHEELWREAKAFIELCYGELSKSEEETRMRLHKIDKEIRETGSYTHTLEEIEHGARMAWRNSSRCIGRLFWHSLTVIDQRGVQTEAEVRDALFHHIQLATNGGKIRPFITVFPPEQNGQKKVSIWNHQLIRYAGYETEQGVIGDPASLELTKACEALGWKGEGTPFDVLPLVFQIDGRPPVWYELPREIVKEVRIEHPEIEGFKSLGLKWYAVPIIADMKLEVGGIHYNAAPFNGWYMGTEIGARNLADADRYNALEKVAAIMGLDTERNTSLWKDKALVELNTAVLHSYKKAGVSIVDHHTAASQFKRFEEQEAEAGRELAASWTWLIPPLSPAATHIFHSYYENKTLKPNYFYQEKPYLNK; encoded by the coding sequence TTGGAATCACATGAAGAATTATGGAGGGAAGCCAAGGCCTTCATCGAGCTCTGCTACGGGGAACTGTCGAAGTCCGAAGAAGAAACAAGGATGCGCTTACATAAAATAGATAAAGAAATCAGAGAAACCGGAAGCTATACACATACATTAGAAGAAATCGAACATGGAGCCAGAATGGCGTGGAGAAACAGCAGCCGCTGCATCGGCAGGCTGTTTTGGCACTCTCTTACTGTCATCGATCAAAGAGGCGTTCAAACCGAGGCAGAGGTGCGGGATGCGCTTTTCCACCATATTCAGCTTGCAACAAACGGAGGGAAAATCAGACCGTTCATTACGGTTTTCCCCCCGGAACAAAACGGACAAAAAAAAGTGTCCATTTGGAACCACCAGCTGATCAGGTATGCGGGGTATGAAACTGAGCAAGGCGTTATCGGCGATCCGGCGTCATTGGAACTGACAAAGGCGTGTGAAGCGCTCGGCTGGAAAGGCGAAGGTACGCCTTTTGACGTATTGCCGCTTGTTTTTCAAATAGATGGGCGTCCTCCTGTGTGGTATGAGCTGCCTCGTGAAATCGTCAAAGAGGTTCGGATTGAACATCCGGAGATTGAAGGCTTCAAAAGTTTGGGGCTGAAGTGGTACGCTGTACCGATTATAGCCGATATGAAGCTGGAAGTCGGAGGGATTCATTATAATGCCGCCCCGTTTAACGGCTGGTATATGGGAACTGAAATCGGAGCGCGCAACCTCGCGGATGCAGACCGCTATAATGCGCTCGAAAAAGTGGCAGCCATTATGGGGCTTGATACGGAGCGGAATACTTCGCTGTGGAAAGACAAGGCGCTTGTTGAATTAAATACTGCGGTGCTTCACTCCTATAAAAAAGCCGGCGTCAGCATCGTCGACCACCATACTGCGGCAAGCCAATTCAAGCGGTTCGAGGAGCAGGAGGCTGAAGCCGGAAGGGAGCTTGCAGCAAGCTGGACGTGGCTGATTCCGCCGTTATCGCCGGCAGCGACCCATATCTTTCACAGCTATTATGAAAATAAAACGCTGAAACCGAATTACTTTTATCAGGAAAAGCCTTACCTTAACAAATAA
- a CDS encoding DUF2639 domain-containing protein, protein MHYGSKGWYVEELKKLGMTKYEGRKLQSYKKHFLANLLESVKK, encoded by the coding sequence ATGCATTACGGAAGCAAAGGCTGGTATGTAGAAGAACTGAAAAAGCTGGGAATGACGAAGTATGAAGGAAGAAAGCTTCAAAGCTATAAAAAACACTTTTTGGCCAACCTGCTTGAAAGCGTCAAAAAATAA
- a CDS encoding autorepressor SdpR family transcription factor has protein sequence MNQTFKALADPTRRKILNLLKDRDMTAGEISDQFQMSKPSISQHLKILKQAELIQDEKKGQYIIYSLNTTMFQEIIGWAFSFTEQAGKDKGDAK, from the coding sequence ATGAATCAAACCTTTAAAGCTCTAGCTGATCCGACGAGAAGAAAGATTTTGAACCTGCTGAAGGACCGGGATATGACCGCCGGTGAAATTTCCGACCAGTTTCAAATGTCTAAACCAAGTATTTCTCAGCATTTAAAAATTTTAAAACAGGCTGAATTAATTCAGGATGAAAAAAAAGGCCAATACATCATCTACTCGCTAAACACTACAATGTTTCAAGAAATCATCGGCTGGGCTTTCAGTTTTACTGAACAAGCCGGCAAAGATAAAGGGGATGCAAAATGA
- a CDS encoding SdpI family protein: MRKHIFSLAIIAMNLIMWAIAYPHISGQVPIHWSSSGEIDRYASKMEAMLAMIGLLVFVYVLMFLTPKIDPRRKNYQLFSKTYYILINAMLLIFSLINVLVIMTGLGYDLPAGSIVPVLVGALLIVIGNYLPRVRSNFFFGIKNPWTLSSDSIWKKTHRFAAKVFTLAGLLIAADGLLSISPEIMLPVILATVLAPYIYSYVLYRKEINMKS, from the coding sequence ATGAGAAAACACATTTTTTCGCTCGCTATAATCGCTATGAATCTAATCATGTGGGCAATCGCTTATCCGCACATTTCCGGTCAAGTTCCAATCCATTGGTCATCTTCGGGGGAAATCGACAGGTATGCTTCCAAAATGGAAGCGATGCTTGCCATGATTGGGCTGCTCGTTTTTGTATATGTCTTGATGTTCTTAACGCCGAAAATCGATCCGCGCAGAAAAAACTATCAGCTTTTTTCGAAGACTTATTACATTCTCATCAATGCCATGCTGCTTATATTTTCTCTGATCAACGTGCTTGTTATCATGACCGGGCTCGGGTATGATCTGCCGGCGGGCAGCATCGTACCGGTTCTTGTAGGCGCTCTATTAATCGTCATAGGCAATTACCTACCGAGAGTCCGCTCCAACTTTTTTTTCGGGATCAAGAACCCTTGGACATTGAGCAGTGATTCAATCTGGAAAAAAACCCACAGATTTGCGGCGAAAGTATTTACTTTGGCAGGACTTCTAATAGCTGCGGACGGGTTGTTATCAATCAGTCCAGAAATCATGCTTCCGGTTATTTTGGCAACGGTTTTGGCGCCCTATATTTATTCTTATGTTTTGTACCGGAAGGAAATCAATATGAAAAGCTGA